The Amphiura filiformis chromosome 13, Afil_fr2py, whole genome shotgun sequence genome segment taacattctaaccaagcacatgcacctcaagtctaaccttctacctctcttccggcaaacatagtccaagggtcccttaaacgtactataATTCAAgatttttgatgaaaatagtGAAATAATTTCCTGGAAAAAATGTTTTTGGGTTGGTCGATCGGtcaaggacaagcaaacaatcattctttttttggccttatgggaTATCAGTGGTCAGTGCAGTAATTATGTGCTGGGAGGTAGAATCTGGGGAGGCAGTTTTTCCATGAGTAATTTGGCACTATTCAAAAAGTGTCTGGCTTAGAAAAATGGTTTGAACATGTGGTACCGGTACATAATGCACCAACTTGTttttcatatgtgacacaatctgctccatgggggccaaaggaggcatttttgaaaattgagttactataattattacctttataatacaaacattaggctatcatactgaaaacacccaaggtccgtatgcacaaaacaagttggaccaggtctaactttagacctggtcaaACTTTAGAGATTAGTTCTGTGGAGAAGGAACTTTTTTGTATTTACATAATCTTATTCTAGATCCTGTTAAGGGCAAATATAGCTGCAGTTAAATTTTTGGACTTTACTCTTatgaaggaggaaaagaaaagattaaaGGGATCCCTCCCTATGTCTAACCTCCATAGCCacaccaggtctaaagttaggcctggtctaacttgttttgtgcatatgggcccaaaggtctagcatacaatTTGGTTCTTGgttttgtgatttttatttccttatgtattttatgatttttttacttcatatttttgcctttatctcaattttaaatttgccacctttggctcccatggaccagatcgtgtcacatacacCATTGACAAATTTTACCGTCCCTAAGggcacataattattgtacaggtcCTTAAAATATACAAGTAATCAAAATATTCGATTCATTCCTATAATACTTCATTTACCAAATTGACTATCCATGTGACTAAAATGGAAGACCTGGTCCTTCTTTTAATTCTTTGGTGATGACACATCATTTTGCAAATTGATTCTTGATATTACTTGGTGCACAGACTCTCTACTACTGCATTAGGccccggtgcttaatctcgccgattacctctgcgttgtctcggagcatttcgacggctctcctgcggcttgcagtttcaagccgcagcacgccgatgaattaatatagtgtgGCCATATCCCTGGTTGTGAATTCGCGAGCCGTTATGGacatcgagttcgcaacatcttgccatcttcttgctctgcggtttgccattcattactcaaaacctttatattaatgtttattgtagtacttacttgagtttactcaccgtgagcaatttgcggatcagttgatataatccggcaaagaatcaacaCACTCAAGGACACTAGtttgtaagggtattgttgtcaagtgttataagccggttgcgagaaatgaaggagttgggccgatcaagccgatgaacgggtgactgaacatggcttttcatcgggCAGACAcgcattttgttagtgcatatcacaacagtattttatttctcagcataggcgcatcggcgtgggtctgcggcttgggttccgggcacgccacagagttaatcggcgagattaagcactcAGGCCTTATGATCAGTTTGTTATAGGTGAGAATTATTTGGTGTTTGTTACAGCTTATTGAGTCCAGCCTatcacgagctgatcaaagtatactgtCCTTAACTTCAAGCTCCAAGTTCAAAGATCATTTTGCAAATTGATTCTTGATATACTGCCCCACCTGATGCATAGACTCTCTACTACTACCATCCAACCAACTCATCTCTACTACAACTTTCTCATCAACAATTTTCACAAACAAAGTGCATTTGAATAATGGTTCTGAACCATCTTTAGATTCAATGGACTTCTTTTGCAAGCCTTCACCTGACTCTTGGTTGTCCGTAGCAGCTGCAGGCATATCCTTTGGATATTGTTCTGATTGGTTTTCCTCACAAGAGGTATCACCTTTGGCTTCAACTGAAGTACTTGGTAAGCAGCTGCCTATTTCAGGGTGTTCTTTGGTAGCGGAAGATAAaggaaaatcattttgattttgttccaaTCTGTTTATTCCAGAATTATCATCACTTTTAGTTTCAAATGGTGTAGTTTGTAAGTCTTCTCCAGTCATATGGTGGTCTTTGGTAATGGAAGATGAAGAAATGTCTTTTGGAGTTTGTTCTGATTTGATAAGCACTTCGGAATCACCAGGTTTAGATTGAGGCAAGTCTTTCACATCTTGTCCTGGTCTCATTTCTTGTGACATACTTTGCACTTTTGAAACACCATCCAAAACTGCTCTCTCTGACACAGCAGAAGTTGGTTCACTTCTGACATTCAAGTCAACCTCGCCTTCTGACATAGTAGATGATGTGGTGACCTGGCCCTTCAGTTGCGAGGTACTTTGTGCTGGGGAACCACTATCAGAAACTGCTCCTGCGGGCACAGCAGAACTTGGTGCATTTCTCACATTTGATTTGACCTTCCCTTCTGCCATAGTGGATGTTGTTGCTGTAGCTACCTGTTCCTTGTGCCGCTGCCTCCTCTTTCGTCTCTGATTGGCCCAAGTGTTTGTAACGGCTGTACACTCCAGCTTTATTGATTTCCTGGAGCTTGGCTGAACTGCAAATGATATCTgtggaaataaatgtaaaatgcaGATGACTAGTATCAATGACAGATATAAAATAGAATTGAAGAAAAAGacttattcgccagcgaagtgttacgtgtaatccaattatttatcaccatgtcaactagatcacgcttttgagttctacagcacaatcgaaatgatcgcaacacaatgTCTATGCCCGggagtctatggcatgtactatcaattccaacaagaatttgtctttaaaaaagacaagttcacggatcaggtgtatagtacatgtactttgagctactttggtctaacatataatattcatatctaacctactctgcacttattcgacaataaatacccggtaagtgatatgaggcttaataatgatacctgcgtcttgactctggaaaacgatattttttaaaaacctcattttgcatttagttttttaagccccctcgggagccacctacaggatctcattttgcattcaagtttttattgtgttgcaaagtagcaaaactttctttatatggcgcaatttgtgcctaaaaaaggctatcccctcttacaacctatcgacaggtctgatttctataatgaggtgtcaccgggtttgcaagagataataataccaaatctaaacaccatgaaattcaccacatcacgactaagctcacattgggcgccccattcctttttaaaggaattttgattAAGCTAcctatacaggaaacaaatttggctatataagtatacaaagaaaattgcaagatgccttcatcactaaagtaaacactgattacacagccatttgatcttgctagcttttgtcactGTCATTGTCCTGTTTTTATGaactgaacaccaatattatacaggtttatacacatgggttatcagagtcaataaacattcaattaactatagataatggacttagttttgtgcaatgtagtaattttctgaagtaaatcgcctactgcatagttttctatacagatgatgtttattttgtgatcaggCCTGGCCATCACAtggtaaccaatcagttatgtgtattgtcaccacgtgatggctataagccaattacaaacatgtttataaaaaaggctaaaaaattcctacatttAACAGACTCTTCCTCGccaagggctaaatagtaagttgttagtggggcaagattagataaaggcatacaaatttaggtatgagatattaggaattatttcctagtctctttAACTACAaggttggtgggctatatagctattcaagacacggggtatgtaagggataaactgtgcatatgagatgtgggtgcaagtggcatcatttcactgccgtgaaaaaagtgtgtgatccagttaccagggagttacgtaaccacttcgctgacGAATTGTCTACATGTAGTTTGTCCTTGGTAAACAAAAAATGAATGGCCGGGTTAACAATAGATGGGTCAGAATTGGGGAATAATCAACAACTAACGGTACAGTTGATGCATCCATAGTGAAAAGATATTCAATAACTTGTTATAGAGGGCAGTGCGAATAAGATTCCCAGTTCGGTTATCATGCCATAAACATTTCATACCCTATAACTATTTCCCTGTAAATTATGTAACAACACTTTTTTTATATCATTAATGGCAAAGAAGAGAAtgtcccatgagaactacctgccgatttgccaaaaagaagttttcattatcaattggaccaatcggcaacattattagaataatttcaccatgcaaaaaaattggggtgaattatttgcaaagctccattctgattggtgattaacaGTGTTGGAATTAGTATGTatcgcatcgcattttgcgaCTCATTTCTGTAGTATTGCTATTCAATTTGTATACTGTATCGCTAAAAATGCTACACAAAAATCGGCATGTCATGATGTAATTTTCTAGGTTCAAATTGCATGATAATGCACATCATTTTCGAAGCAACTGAACCCCTAAAATGCCGAATTATggcctaatttacttcaataTTTAATATAATGCACAGTAATACTGCTTTGTGAAGTGAAATTTTAACAAGAAACAAGGCCGTGAGATCGGGAAATCCCGGCGGTGGCCATGTTTATTTTGCCTGACAATAGAGGGCAGTATGTTATTATCATTGGCCAGCGGGGGCAGGCGGAAAATACCAGGCAAtttgattgaaaaaattgttaaaaattaaaaaaaaaaaaaaacaaaaacaaaaaagaaaacaaacaaagattagaaagagaaaagaaaagaaaagaaaaagaaaaaaaagaaaaaaaagaaagaaaaagaaaaagaaaaaaggaaaagaaaagaaaaaaaaaagaagagaagagaagagaaaagaaaaagaaaaaaaaaaagaaaaaggaagggaagggaagggaagagaagagaagaaggaaAATATTGAATTTGCTTGACAATTATGAATAGTTGGGATCCACAAGAATTCTTTAGGACccccccatttttgcattttttacctAGCGGTAACCCCTGATTTTGCTTTCTAAAAATGCTACACAAAATTGTGGaaatgctacacaaaaaaattttgcatagcattttttgctacacaaaaaatttACACTAATTCCAACactggtgattaaagtgaagatatcatgcaattgagcaatcagaggcaatgttagatcggcaggtagtgcgcAGGGGGTTAAAATGGCCTCCAAttggcaaaaatttgattttacagTTTGCTCATATCCGACCTGTTTTCACCGTTTTTATTTAAGCAGATATGTAGCACTTTATAGCCACCCCTGCCATTTCATTTCAACCCATCTTACCTGAAGGTCCTTCATCATCTGCTTGACAGCACCTGCCACTGCCTGTACTTTCTCTGTGTGACCTCTAGTGGTGTTAGATGAGGTGCTGCCTGATGTCGCTGCTTTCTCTACAAAGCAATCTGGTACAGGGATGACCAGTGGAGGGCGCTGTTTGAATTTTCTTCTCTTACTCGGAGGCTGTAATGTTAAATTAAAATAGTTGGTTTTACTATGGCATACAATGTCAAACATATTGTTATTATTTCTGCAGACAAATGAATCCACATTCCTCTTTTGgttaattcatgtttaattgttacGCACAGATTATTTTTGAATTGGCAAACAAGGGGTCAAGGCTTAAGTTATAGTggacagcatatcaattttttaatggtGATCATCGTCTGTCAACCATACTGCGCTGCACCATTAGCTAACCCTATATGCCACCCTCTTTTGCATACTTACCACACTGGTcaccattaaaaaaatttatgtgCTGCCCTCTATTATTGAAAATGTTGTTGTTCGTTAATTCAAAGataattcatacatgtacataacatGAATTTATCAAAGAAAATACGGATTCGGACATAtgccaaattcataacgatatgtgaactcaacaaaatgaaaatattctaTGGTCAAATGTGCTGTAAAATAACTTTGGAAAAGTTATTTTAGAGACAAATCAGGATCCTTTTAGGATTTTGATGTAAGGAGAGGAGGCACCAATCCGCAAGAGAAATTGATGGTGATGAGGGGGTATTTCAACTTGGGCACTTTTATGACCAGCCTCTAGAGGACAGCCAAATCATCTGATGACCAAACATACTAAGTGTCACCACTGAAGATGGAAGGCAGCAAAAAAGATTGACAAACTTGTCTAGACAAAACAGCGTGGTCAGTTTTTTAATATTTCTAAGAAAATCGTTAAAAAGCTAATCACTGGAATtagtttaataattttgtaactgTCACAAGAAAGTGGTTCATTTTGCCACTGGGTGTTTTTTTGTTAAAATGTAAAGTCTAATTCATAATGGTTATTGAAACTTCATCAATTGAGGGTGTAAAAGTCAAATTTGCGAAGTCAACTAAAATTTTCTACTTTTCTAATTTTCTATTTTCTAATTGGAGGtcgcaatgggctattcaagttgaaatcatcacccccccccctcccggaaAATATGACCATATATcacaagggtgtagatttcaaatgaagccacccattctggtaaccccatttgaaatctacactccctgtgtgaaatattTAAGATTTTCTCTTAGTAAATGGGGTCTTTTTTAGTCTACAACTTACAGGCACTGTGATATCATCATGAAATGTCCAAGCAATTCCCCAGCGCATTGTTCTTCCTTGACAAAATTCTGTTGTTGTGAAGTTCCTGATCTGAAAACAAAAAGAGCATTACATAAACTAGACTTTAGAACAGCAAATTTTTGTGAATTTGTTGTAAAGTTTCTAATCTAATCACAAGtttgaggttttttttacatAGACCTATTGTGTGtaagaaaacatttttttgcaaatttttatgTAAAAGAATTTCAAAAACGAATGTCACAAACATACCTACACTTGCTATCAGGAAGTGCTGGCACTTGCTGACATGTGTGCCACTGttta includes the following:
- the LOC140168518 gene encoding RNA N(6)-adenosine-methyltransferase mettl16-like; the encoded protein is MALNQFMHPRNRYKDNKPEFTKLAEKYPEFARHLSINLAGNASLDFHDPESLRALTCTLLKEDFGLSIELPLDRLIPTIPLRLNYIHWIEDLLQQSGHNADIYGIDIGCGASCIYPLLGCQMNGWQFAASEIDDLALQYACDNVKKNNLENHIKVLAPPKDTLIQGIFKAVPQSLYHFTMCNPPFFGNMLEAQGIMSSRSMSRPEPKSVSTASEVEMIYEEGGEVDFVKRMIAESRQLREQVVWYTSMLGKKSSLGPLKEELRTHKIRNFTTTEFCQGRTMRWGIAWTFHDDITVPPPSKRRKFKQRPPLVIPVPDCFVEKAATSGSTSSNTTRGHTEKVQAVAGAVKQMMKDLQISFAVQPSSRKSIKLECTAVTNTWANQRRKRRQRHKEQVATATTSTMAEGKVKSNVRNAPSSAVPAGAVSDSGSPAQSTSQLKGQVTTSSTMSEGEVDLNVRSEPTSAVSERAVLDGVSKVQSMSQEMRPGQDVKDLPQSKPGDSEVLIKSEQTPKDISSSSITKDHHMTGEDLQTTPFETKSDDNSGINRLEQNQNDFPLSSATKEHPEIGSCLPSTSVEAKGDTSCEENQSEQYPKDMPAAATDNQESGEGLQKKSIESKDGSEPLFKCTLFVKIVDEKVVVEMSWLDGSSRESMHQVGQYIKNQFAK